The proteins below come from a single Benincasa hispida cultivar B227 chromosome 4, ASM972705v1, whole genome shotgun sequence genomic window:
- the LOC120075134 gene encoding protein FAM135B-like, which translates to MFHNLGWFIGLNYQVRSVKRPPDAKPRLAKVKPVAMLDTLQEIAIYIHRFHNLDLFQQGWYQIKLTMRWEDSEYTSVGTPARVVQYEAPDLGSGNSYGVWKIDDTDNSFSTQPFKIKYARQDILLSIMISFNFPLVKYEAPSASAVILKFELMYAPTLEAGPELQASLDASPAAVHEFRIPPKALLGLHSYCPVHFDAFHAVLVDVSVHICLLRSYPPGKRSSDPRKENLAARLFDPQNQVYN; encoded by the exons ATGTTTCATAATCTAGGGTGGTTCATTGGTCTAAATTATCAAGTGCGATCGGTGAAGAGGCCACCTGATGCAAAGCCACGTCTGGCCAAAGTTAAGCCGGTGGCTATGTTGGACACTCTACAGGAAATTGCTATTTACATTCATAGGTTTCACAATCTCGACCTTTTCCAGCAAGG ATGGTACCAAATTAAACTTACCATGAGATGGGAAGACAGCGAGTATACTTCCGTTGGAACACCAGCTAGAGTTGTTCAGTATGAAG CACCGGATCTGGGATCTGGTAATAGTTATGGAGTATGGAAGATTGATGATACAGACAACAGTTTCTCTACACAGCCTTTCAAGATCAAGTATGCAAGGCAGGATATACTTCTGTCCATTATGATCTCATTCAATTTCCCCCTTGTGAAGTATGAG GCTCCATCTGCTTCTGCCGTTATTTTGAAGTTTGAGCTTATGTATGCTCCAACATTGGAGGCTGG ACCAGAATTGCAGGCCTCTTTGGATGCTTCTCCTGCTGCAGTACATGAATTTCGGATTCCTCCTAAAGCTTTACTAGGATTACATTCGTATTGTCCAGTACATTTTGATGCATTCCACGCTGTGCTTGTTGATGTAAGCGTTCACATTTGCTTACTACGCTCTTATCCTCCGGGAAAAAGATCCAG TGATCCACGCAAGGAAAATCTTGCTGCTAGACTTTTTGATCCACAAAATCAGGTATACAACTGA